The proteins below come from a single Streptomyces sp. B3I8 genomic window:
- a CDS encoding MFS transporter, giving the protein MADVHGTGHRVHDRQRVRRARYAVAAVFAVHGAVTGSFATRVPWIQDHASVSAGQLGLALAFPAFGAAAAMPLAGRITHRFGSRAALRGLLALWTLSLILPSLAPNVYALCPALFAYGAAAGMSDVAMNALGVEVENRLDKSIMSGLHGMWSAGALIGSAGGTLAAHLGSDARVHHALAAAALTVLGLVACHWVLDLRPAEDEEPPPRFSLPPRSALLIGAVGFCAVFAEGASLDWSAVYLRDRLETSAGLAAACTTGFTLTMAVARLVGDAVVDRFGAARTVRVGGVLATFGGLMVVLAGHPAVAMGGFALMGLGIAVVVPLCFAAAGRSGPNPSQAIAGVATVTYTSGLVAPGAIGTLAQATSLMASFGLVTLLACGLAVFAGVLRVGDRDRQKISGGPGAAVPDPRP; this is encoded by the coding sequence ATGGCGGACGTGCACGGAACGGGCCACAGGGTCCATGACAGGCAGCGCGTGAGGCGGGCGCGGTACGCCGTGGCGGCCGTGTTCGCCGTGCACGGCGCGGTGACCGGCTCGTTCGCGACCCGGGTGCCCTGGATCCAGGACCACGCCTCGGTGAGTGCGGGCCAGCTCGGCCTGGCGCTGGCCTTCCCGGCGTTCGGCGCGGCCGCGGCGATGCCGCTCGCGGGCCGGATCACCCACCGCTTCGGTTCCCGCGCCGCGCTGCGCGGCCTGCTCGCACTGTGGACGCTCTCCCTGATCCTGCCGTCGCTGGCGCCGAACGTGTACGCGCTGTGCCCGGCGCTGTTCGCCTACGGCGCGGCGGCGGGCATGTCGGACGTGGCGATGAACGCGCTGGGCGTGGAGGTGGAGAACCGTCTCGACAAGTCGATCATGTCCGGGCTGCACGGGATGTGGAGCGCCGGCGCCCTGATCGGCTCGGCCGGCGGCACCCTCGCCGCGCACCTGGGCAGCGACGCGCGCGTGCACCACGCGCTGGCCGCGGCCGCCTTGACCGTGCTCGGCCTCGTCGCCTGCCACTGGGTGCTGGACCTGCGGCCCGCCGAGGACGAGGAGCCGCCGCCCCGGTTCTCGCTGCCGCCCCGGTCCGCGCTGCTGATCGGCGCGGTCGGTTTCTGCGCGGTGTTCGCGGAGGGCGCGAGCCTGGACTGGTCGGCGGTGTACCTGCGGGACCGGCTGGAGACGTCGGCGGGCCTCGCGGCGGCCTGCACCACGGGCTTCACGCTCACCATGGCGGTGGCGCGGCTCGTGGGCGACGCGGTGGTGGACCGGTTCGGCGCCGCCAGGACCGTACGCGTGGGCGGCGTACTGGCGACGTTCGGCGGGCTGATGGTCGTACTGGCCGGGCACCCGGCCGTCGCCATGGGCGGCTTCGCGCTGATGGGCCTCGGCATCGCGGTGGTCGTCCCGCTGTGCTTCGCCGCGGCCGGCCGCAGTGGGCCGAACCCGAGCCAGGCCATCGCGGGCGTCGCGACCGTCACCTACACCTCGGGCCTCGTCGCCCCCGGCGCGATCGGCACACTGGCCCAGGCGACGAGCCTGATGGCGTCGTTCGGCCTGGTGACACTGCTCGCCTGCGGGCTCGCGGTGTTCGCCGGAGTGCTGCGGGTCGGCGACCGCGACCGGCAGAAGATCAGCGGTGGTCCGGGTGCAGCAGTTCCCGACCCACGGCCCTGA
- a CDS encoding thioesterase family protein, with protein sequence MTAEAPAAPALSYGRLIPIAVHFDDLDALGLLHNARYPVMVERAWAELWQGYGFGGYEGDWEAAGDFCNAVRELRIGYEAPVSRPGAYAVHLWLERLGTTGLTYGFRFCSADGALTYARGSRVLVRLDPATLRPAPWSERFRAVGRELLHPDHR encoded by the coding sequence GTGACCGCCGAAGCCCCGGCCGCGCCCGCACTGTCGTACGGGCGGCTGATACCCATCGCCGTCCACTTCGACGACCTCGACGCCCTCGGGCTGCTGCACAACGCCCGCTACCCGGTCATGGTCGAACGCGCCTGGGCCGAGCTGTGGCAGGGGTACGGGTTCGGCGGGTACGAGGGGGACTGGGAGGCCGCCGGTGACTTCTGCAACGCGGTGCGGGAGCTGCGGATCGGGTACGAGGCGCCGGTGAGCCGCCCCGGCGCGTACGCCGTGCACCTGTGGCTGGAACGGCTCGGCACCACCGGGCTCACGTACGGGTTCCGGTTCTGCTCGGCGGACGGGGCCCTGACGTACGCCCGCGGCAGCCGGGTGCTGGTCCGTCTCGACCCCGCGACGCTGCGGCCCGCACCCTGGAGCGAGCGGTTCAGGGCCGTGGGTCGGGAACTGCTGCACCCGGACCACCGCTGA
- a CDS encoding uracil-xanthine permease family protein: MSGFGWKLHGDGRRLEAGEVVRPGERLTWTRTIGLGAQHVVSMIGACFVAPVLMGLDPSLGLMASGVATLLFLVITRGRVPSYLGSSLSFVGVAAVIGSQGGGPAELTGALFVVGLALAVVGVVIRFLGSRVIHAVLPPAVTGAVVMLIGFNLAPVAASTYWPQDQWSALATMGFTGLALVVLRGFWSRIAIFLGLVFGYLLSWVLDLTAGKIHSVDGSGKVTDHWRLDLTSVQQAGWVGFPDLHAPAFSTSAIVVALPVLIALVAENTGHIKAVGEMTGDPLDDELGTAIMADGAATMVSTVAGGPATTTYAENIGVMAATRVYSTAAYLCAAIFALLFGLCPKFGAFVAAIPGGVLGGITVILYGMIGLLGAQIWIRNKVDFGQPLNLIPAAAGLIVGIGGVSLKISDNFELSGIALGTLLVLAGYHCLRWLSKAAGTYQPALLDGGLTEYDDEERQP; encoded by the coding sequence ATGTCGGGTTTTGGTTGGAAGCTGCACGGCGATGGGCGCCGCCTGGAAGCGGGTGAGGTCGTCCGGCCGGGAGAGCGGCTCACCTGGACCCGGACGATCGGGCTGGGCGCTCAGCATGTCGTGTCGATGATCGGCGCGTGTTTCGTCGCCCCGGTGCTCATGGGGCTCGATCCGAGTCTCGGTCTGATGGCCTCGGGGGTGGCGACGCTGCTGTTCCTCGTCATCACACGCGGAAGGGTCCCCAGCTACCTGGGGTCGTCGCTCTCTTTCGTCGGCGTGGCGGCGGTCATCGGGAGTCAGGGCGGGGGACCGGCGGAGCTGACCGGTGCACTGTTCGTCGTGGGGCTCGCGCTCGCCGTGGTCGGTGTGGTGATTCGTTTCCTCGGATCGCGGGTCATCCACGCCGTACTGCCGCCGGCGGTGACGGGCGCCGTGGTCATGCTGATCGGCTTCAATCTGGCCCCGGTGGCCGCCTCGACCTACTGGCCGCAGGACCAGTGGTCGGCGCTGGCCACGATGGGCTTCACCGGCCTGGCTCTGGTGGTGCTGCGCGGCTTCTGGTCGCGCATCGCGATCTTCCTCGGCCTGGTGTTCGGATATCTGCTGTCGTGGGTCCTGGATCTGACCGCAGGGAAGATCCATTCCGTGGACGGCAGCGGCAAGGTGACGGACCACTGGCGCCTGGACCTTACGTCGGTCCAGCAGGCCGGCTGGGTCGGCTTCCCCGATCTGCACGCGCCCGCGTTCAGCACGTCGGCGATCGTCGTGGCCCTCCCGGTTCTGATCGCCCTGGTGGCGGAGAACACCGGTCACATCAAGGCCGTCGGTGAGATGACGGGCGACCCGCTGGACGACGAGCTCGGCACGGCCATCATGGCGGACGGGGCCGCCACCATGGTCTCGACGGTCGCCGGCGGCCCGGCCACCACCACCTACGCGGAGAACATCGGCGTCATGGCGGCGACCCGCGTCTACTCGACCGCGGCCTACCTCTGCGCGGCGATCTTCGCGCTCCTGTTCGGGCTCTGCCCCAAGTTCGGCGCGTTCGTCGCCGCGATCCCGGGCGGAGTACTGGGCGGCATCACCGTGATCCTCTACGGCATGATCGGTCTGCTCGGCGCCCAGATCTGGATCCGCAACAAGGTCGACTTCGGGCAGCCGCTCAACCTGATCCCGGCGGCGGCGGGACTGATCGTCGGCATCGGCGGCGTCAGCCTGAAGATCTCCGACAACTTCGAGCTCAGCGGCATCGCGCTGGGCACCCTGCTCGTGCTGGCCGGTTACCACTGCCTGCGCTGGCTGTCCAAGGCGGCGGGCACCTATCAGCCGGCGCTGCTGGACGGCGGCCTGACCGAGTACGACGACGAGGAGCGGCAGCCGTAG
- a CDS encoding DUF5995 family protein has product MVRLQESVVGVDGVVARMRALGAAWPEGDGVGVFNGVYLAVTEELDRRIDAGEFPDRRGASTLDVRFAERYLTVAERGPVPACWRPLFQFRRHPGVRPLQFALAGINAHVGHDLALAVVDACRVLGCEPEDLEAGFEHVGDVLVALEERIREELMPGPDLLQVADPLTHLLGSWSLERAREAGWSAARALWALRGLPELAEEFAARLDAVVGLASRMLLTPLGRWGPCSPYGP; this is encoded by the coding sequence ATGGTGCGGTTGCAGGAGTCCGTGGTCGGTGTCGACGGCGTCGTGGCCCGTATGCGTGCGCTGGGCGCGGCCTGGCCCGAGGGGGACGGCGTGGGGGTGTTCAACGGGGTCTACCTCGCGGTCACCGAGGAGCTGGACCGGCGCATCGACGCCGGTGAGTTCCCGGATCGCAGGGGCGCGAGCACGCTCGACGTCCGCTTCGCCGAGCGGTACCTGACGGTGGCCGAGCGGGGGCCGGTACCCGCGTGCTGGCGGCCGTTGTTCCAGTTCCGCCGGCATCCGGGCGTACGCCCGCTGCAGTTCGCCCTCGCGGGGATCAACGCGCACGTCGGGCACGACCTCGCCCTGGCGGTTGTGGACGCCTGCCGGGTGCTCGGCTGCGAACCCGAGGACCTGGAGGCCGGCTTCGAGCACGTCGGCGATGTCCTCGTCGCACTGGAGGAACGTATCCGCGAGGAGCTGATGCCGGGCCCCGACCTGTTGCAGGTCGCCGATCCGCTGACCCATCTGCTGGGCTCGTGGAGCCTGGAGCGGGCCCGGGAGGCGGGCTGGTCCGCGGCCCGCGCGCTGTGGGCGCTGCGCGGGCTGCCGGAGCTGGCGGAGGAGTTCGCCGCCCGCCTGGACGCGGTGGTCGGCCTGGCGAGCCGCATGCTGCTCACCCCGCTGGGCCGCTGGGGCCCATGCAGCCCCTACGGGCCGTAG
- a CDS encoding NAD(P)/FAD-dependent oxidoreductase, with product MTSTVPNAIEQPDGQQPPITMFGPDFPYAYDDFLAHPAGLGQVPATEHGTEIAVIGGGLSGIVAAYELMKMGLKPVVYEADRIGGRLRTVGFEGCDPSLTAEMGAMRFPPSSTALQHYIDLVGLETLPFPNPLAEATPSTVVDLKGESHYAETMADLPQVYRDVADAWARCLEEGADFSDMNRALRTRDVPRIREIWSRLVEKLDNQTFYGFLCDSDAFKSFRHREIFGQVGFGTGGWDTDFPNSILEILRVVYTEADDHHRGIVGGSQQLPLRLWEREPEKIVHWPYGTSLKALHIGGEPRPAVTRLHRTAGNRITVTDADGDIRTYRAAVFTAQSWMLLSKIDCDDSLFPIDHWTAIERTHYMESSKLFVPVDRPFWRDKAVDDQGNPTGRDVMSMTLTDRMTRGTYLLEDGPDRPAVICLSYTWCDDSLKWLPLSANERMEVMLKSLGEIYPGVDIRKHIIASPVTVSWENEPYFMGAFKANLPGHYRYQRRLFTHFMQDRLPADKRGIFLAGDDISWTAGWAEGAVQTALNAVWGVMHHLGGTTDATNPGPGDVYDEIAPVELPED from the coding sequence ATGACGTCCACCGTGCCCAACGCGATCGAGCAGCCCGACGGGCAGCAGCCGCCGATCACCATGTTCGGCCCGGACTTCCCGTACGCCTACGACGACTTCCTCGCGCATCCCGCGGGCCTCGGCCAGGTCCCCGCGACCGAGCACGGCACCGAGATCGCGGTCATCGGCGGCGGGCTGTCCGGCATCGTCGCCGCGTACGAGCTGATGAAGATGGGCCTGAAGCCGGTGGTGTACGAGGCCGACCGGATCGGCGGCCGGCTGCGGACGGTGGGCTTCGAGGGCTGCGACCCCTCGCTGACCGCGGAGATGGGCGCGATGCGTTTCCCGCCGTCCTCCACGGCGCTCCAGCACTACATCGACCTGGTGGGCCTCGAGACCCTGCCGTTCCCCAACCCCCTCGCGGAGGCCACCCCGTCGACCGTCGTGGACCTCAAGGGCGAGTCCCACTACGCCGAGACCATGGCCGACCTCCCGCAGGTCTACCGGGACGTGGCCGACGCCTGGGCCCGCTGCCTGGAGGAGGGCGCCGACTTCTCCGACATGAACCGCGCCCTGCGGACGCGGGACGTGCCGCGCATCCGCGAGATCTGGTCGAGGCTCGTCGAGAAGCTCGACAACCAGACCTTCTACGGCTTCCTCTGCGACTCGGACGCCTTCAAGTCCTTCCGGCACCGGGAGATCTTCGGCCAGGTCGGCTTCGGCACCGGCGGCTGGGACACCGACTTCCCCAACTCCATCCTGGAGATCCTCCGCGTCGTCTACACCGAGGCCGACGACCACCACCGCGGCATCGTCGGCGGCTCCCAGCAACTGCCGCTGCGGCTGTGGGAGCGCGAACCGGAGAAGATCGTCCACTGGCCGTACGGCACCTCGCTGAAAGCCCTGCACATCGGCGGCGAGCCCCGCCCGGCGGTGACCCGGCTGCACCGCACGGCGGGCAACCGCATCACGGTGACGGACGCGGACGGCGACATCCGCACCTACCGCGCGGCCGTCTTCACCGCCCAGTCCTGGATGCTGCTCTCGAAGATCGACTGCGACGACTCGCTCTTCCCGATCGACCACTGGACCGCCATCGAGCGCACCCACTACATGGAGAGCTCCAAGCTGTTCGTGCCGGTCGACCGGCCGTTCTGGCGGGACAAGGCCGTCGACGACCAGGGCAACCCGACCGGGAGGGACGTCATGTCGATGACGCTCACCGACCGCATGACCCGCGGCACCTACCTGCTGGAGGACGGCCCGGACCGGCCCGCGGTCATCTGCCTCTCCTACACCTGGTGCGACGACAGCCTGAAGTGGCTGCCGCTGTCCGCGAACGAGCGGATGGAGGTGATGCTGAAGTCGCTCGGTGAGATCTATCCCGGTGTCGACATACGGAAGCACATCATCGCCAGCCCGGTGACCGTCTCCTGGGAGAACGAGCCCTACTTCATGGGCGCGTTCAAGGCCAACCTGCCCGGTCACTACCGTTACCAGCGGCGCCTGTTCACCCACTTCATGCAGGACCGGCTGCCCGCCGACAAGCGCGGCATCTTCCTCGCCGGCGACGACATCTCCTGGACGGCGGGCTGGGCCGAGGGGGCGGTGCAGACCGCGCTCAACGCGGTCTGGGGCGTCATGCACCACCTGGGCGGCACGACCGACGCGACCAACCCCGGGCCGGGCGACGTGTACGACGAGATCGCGCCGGTGGAACTGCCGGAGGACTGA
- a CDS encoding carbon-nitrogen hydrolase family protein has translation MRTALLQSSGRPGSVVENLKVLDEAAGRAAAAGAGLLVTPELFLTGYAIGDGLARLAEPADGEAADAVAETAARHGLAVAYGYPERVSDGTGTVFNSVQLVAADGTRLANYRKTHLYGGFERAHFTPGGRQVVQAELGGLTVGLMICYDVEFPENVRAHALAGTDLLLVPTAQLHPFQFVAESLVPVRAFENQMYLAYVNRVGQEGEFEFVGLSTLAGPDGTARARAGRAEELLLADVDPGLLAASREANPYLADRRPGLYGTPA, from the coding sequence ATGCGCACCGCCCTGCTCCAGAGCTCCGGCCGCCCCGGCTCCGTCGTCGAGAACCTGAAGGTCCTCGACGAGGCCGCGGGCCGGGCCGCCGCCGCGGGCGCCGGGCTGCTCGTCACACCGGAGCTGTTCCTGACCGGGTACGCGATCGGCGACGGGCTCGCCAGGCTCGCCGAGCCCGCCGACGGCGAGGCCGCCGACGCGGTCGCGGAGACCGCCGCCCGCCACGGACTCGCCGTCGCCTACGGCTATCCCGAACGCGTGTCCGACGGAACGGGAACGGTCTTCAACTCCGTCCAGCTTGTCGCAGCCGACGGCACCCGGCTCGCGAACTACCGCAAGACCCACCTCTACGGCGGCTTCGAGCGCGCGCACTTCACCCCGGGCGGGCGACAGGTCGTCCAGGCCGAGCTGGGCGGCCTCACCGTCGGCCTGATGATCTGCTACGACGTGGAGTTCCCGGAGAACGTCCGCGCCCACGCCCTGGCCGGCACCGACCTGCTGCTCGTGCCGACGGCGCAACTGCACCCCTTCCAGTTCGTCGCCGAGTCCCTCGTCCCGGTACGGGCCTTCGAGAACCAGATGTACCTGGCCTACGTCAACCGGGTCGGACAGGAGGGCGAGTTCGAGTTCGTCGGGCTCTCCACGCTCGCCGGACCCGACGGCACCGCCCGCGCCAGGGCCGGGCGGGCGGAGGAACTGCTGCTCGCCGACGTGGACCCCGGTCTCCTGGCCGCCTCCCGCGAGGCCAACCCGTATCTGGCGGATCGCCGCCCGGGGCTGTACGGCACCCCCGCCTGA
- a CDS encoding MFS transporter: MPTSPAPATGPRRLTRTLYRYAFLDEFVLLYPVYALLFSDAGLSLGQISSLFALWSLTGVLLEVPSGAWADGTSRRRLLVLAPLLTATGFALWVLLPSYASFAVGFVLWGAGGALGSGTLEALVYDELERLGAADRYAGIMGRTRACGLVAVTAAMALAGPVFARGGYPAVGAASVLTCLLAAATATRLPEHRGPAAHARGWTATLRAGLAEARADRSVRGALLLVPAVTAVFEALDEYTPLLAHDTGVAETDVPWFLLLVWAGATAGGLLTGPASRLGSRGLAVLLAGAACALALGAASGSPAGLVLVAAAFGGFQLAVVLADARLQRRLEDTGRATLTSVAGLGSSLTTIAVYAGYGTLATAAGHATAFAWGAVPYLLTAALLARAGRRSRRFRRSRRSWRCSRRLRRTRNESPEAVRETQRNAHPRATAPPCPPVPPDRTV; the protein is encoded by the coding sequence ATGCCCACTTCACCCGCGCCCGCCACCGGTCCGCGGCGGCTCACGCGCACCCTCTACCGCTACGCGTTCCTCGACGAGTTCGTCCTGCTGTACCCGGTGTACGCGCTGCTGTTCAGCGACGCCGGGCTCTCGCTCGGGCAGATCTCCTCCCTGTTCGCCCTGTGGTCCCTCACCGGGGTCCTGCTGGAGGTGCCCTCCGGAGCCTGGGCCGACGGCACCTCCCGGCGCCGGCTGCTCGTCCTCGCCCCTCTGCTCACCGCCACCGGGTTCGCCCTGTGGGTGCTGCTGCCGTCGTACGCCTCCTTCGCCGTCGGCTTCGTGCTGTGGGGCGCCGGCGGAGCGCTCGGTTCCGGCACGCTCGAAGCACTGGTGTACGACGAACTGGAGCGGCTCGGGGCCGCGGACCGCTATGCCGGGATCATGGGCCGGACGCGCGCCTGCGGACTGGTGGCCGTCACGGCCGCGATGGCCCTCGCCGGACCGGTGTTCGCCCGGGGCGGCTATCCCGCCGTCGGCGCGGCGAGCGTACTGACCTGTCTCCTCGCGGCGGCCACGGCGACCCGCCTCCCCGAACACCGGGGGCCGGCCGCCCACGCCAGGGGCTGGACCGCGACCCTGCGAGCCGGGCTCGCCGAGGCTCGCGCCGACCGGTCCGTACGCGGGGCGCTGCTGCTCGTCCCGGCCGTGACCGCCGTCTTCGAGGCCCTCGACGAGTACACGCCGCTGCTGGCGCACGACACCGGCGTGGCCGAGACCGACGTCCCCTGGTTCCTGCTGCTGGTCTGGGCCGGTGCCACTGCGGGCGGTCTGCTGACCGGACCCGCGTCCCGGCTCGGCAGCCGCGGGCTCGCCGTGCTGCTGGCGGGCGCCGCCTGCGCGTTGGCCCTGGGCGCCGCCTCCGGAAGCCCGGCCGGTCTGGTGCTGGTCGCCGCGGCCTTCGGCGGCTTCCAGCTGGCGGTCGTGCTCGCCGACGCACGGCTCCAGCGGCGTCTTGAGGACACCGGCCGGGCCACCCTCACCTCGGTCGCGGGCCTGGGCAGCTCGCTCACCACGATCGCCGTGTACGCGGGATACGGGACGCTCGCCACGGCCGCCGGGCACGCCACCGCCTTCGCCTGGGGCGCGGTGCCGTACCTGCTGACGGCGGCCCTGCTGGCGAGAGCGGGCCGCCGATCCCGCCGCTTCCGCCGTTCCCGCCGTTCATGGCGATGCTCCCGTCGCCTCCGGCGCACACGCAACGAATCGCCGGAAGCCGTACGCGAGACGCAACGGAACGCGCACCCGCGCGCAACGGCTCCGCCTTGTCCGCCCGTGCCGCCCGACCGTACCGTCTAA
- a CDS encoding Lrp/AsnC family transcriptional regulator — MLNDLDERIVHALAEDARRSYADIGQQVGLSAPAVKRRVDRLRGVGAITGFTVRVDPAALGWETEGFVEIYCRRNTSPETIRRGLERYQEVVAASTVTGDADAVVQVFASDMRHFERVLERIAGEPFVERTKSVLVLSPLLRRFSSGAPT; from the coding sequence GTGCTGAACGATCTCGACGAACGCATCGTGCACGCCCTCGCAGAGGACGCCCGGCGCTCCTATGCGGACATCGGGCAACAGGTCGGCCTGTCGGCTCCCGCCGTGAAGCGGCGCGTCGACCGGCTGCGTGGCGTCGGCGCCATCACCGGTTTCACCGTCCGCGTGGACCCGGCGGCCCTCGGCTGGGAGACCGAGGGGTTCGTCGAGATCTACTGCCGGCGCAACACCTCGCCGGAGACCATCCGGCGAGGCCTGGAGCGCTACCAGGAGGTCGTGGCCGCGTCCACCGTCACCGGGGACGCGGACGCGGTCGTCCAGGTCTTCGCCTCCGACATGCGCCACTTCGAACGCGTGCTGGAACGGATCGCGGGCGAGCCCTTCGTGGAACGCACGAAGTCCGTACTGGTGCTCTCCCCCCTGCTGCGCCGCTTCTCGTCGGGCGCGCCCACGTAA
- a CDS encoding GuaB1 family IMP dehydrogenase-related protein: MKYVRFLHDIKPPHDLTYDDVFMVPRHSNVGSRLSVDLSSPDGSGTTIPLVVANMTAIAGRRMAETVARRGGLAVIPQDIPIEVVTDVVSWVKSRHHVLDTPIVLAPHQTVADALSLLPKRAHNAGVVVDENRRPVGVVTDRDLTGVDRFTQLEVVMSKDLLLLEADIDPREAFNRLDAANRRYAPAVDAEGRLAGILTRTGALRATLYTPATDARGGLRVAAAVGINGDVAGKAKQLLDAGVDTLVIDTAHGHQESMISGLKVVRDLDPGVPIVAGNIVSAEGVKDLIDAGADIIKVGVGPGAMCTTRMMTGVGRPQFSAVLECAAEARKYGKHVWADGGVRHPRDVAMALAAGASNVMVGSWFAGTYESPGDLQHDADGRPYKESFGMASARAVRNRTSEESAYDRARKALFEEGISTSRMFLDPARPGVEDLIDMIIAGVRSSCTYAGAASLEEFAEKAVVGIQSAAGYAEGKPLHASWS, from the coding sequence ATGAAGTACGTGCGTTTCCTCCACGACATCAAGCCGCCCCATGACCTGACGTACGACGACGTCTTCATGGTCCCGCGCCACAGCAACGTCGGCTCCCGCCTGTCCGTCGACCTCAGTTCCCCGGACGGCAGCGGCACGACCATCCCGCTCGTCGTCGCCAACATGACCGCGATCGCCGGCCGCCGCATGGCCGAGACCGTGGCCCGCCGCGGCGGCCTGGCCGTCATTCCGCAGGACATCCCGATCGAGGTCGTCACCGACGTCGTCTCCTGGGTCAAGAGCCGTCACCACGTGCTCGACACCCCGATCGTCCTCGCCCCGCACCAGACCGTCGCCGACGCCCTCTCCCTGCTGCCCAAGCGGGCCCACAACGCCGGCGTGGTCGTCGACGAGAACCGGCGCCCCGTCGGCGTCGTCACCGACCGGGACCTGACCGGCGTCGACCGCTTCACCCAGCTCGAAGTCGTCATGTCCAAGGATCTGCTGCTCCTCGAGGCGGACATAGACCCGCGCGAGGCCTTCAACCGCCTGGACGCCGCCAACCGCCGCTACGCCCCGGCCGTCGACGCCGAGGGCCGCCTCGCCGGCATCCTCACCCGCACCGGAGCCCTGCGCGCCACCCTCTACACCCCCGCCACCGACGCCCGGGGCGGGCTGCGCGTCGCCGCCGCCGTCGGCATCAACGGCGACGTGGCGGGCAAGGCGAAGCAGCTTCTCGACGCCGGCGTCGACACCCTCGTGATCGACACCGCGCACGGCCATCAGGAGTCGATGATCAGCGGCCTGAAGGTGGTCCGCGACCTCGACCCCGGGGTGCCGATCGTGGCCGGCAACATCGTCTCCGCCGAGGGCGTCAAGGACCTGATCGACGCGGGCGCGGACATCATCAAGGTCGGTGTCGGCCCCGGTGCCATGTGCACCACCCGCATGATGACCGGCGTCGGCCGGCCGCAGTTCTCCGCCGTCCTGGAGTGCGCGGCCGAGGCCCGCAAGTACGGCAAGCACGTGTGGGCCGACGGCGGCGTCCGCCACCCGCGCGACGTGGCCATGGCCCTCGCGGCCGGCGCGTCCAACGTGATGGTCGGTTCCTGGTTCGCGGGCACCTACGAGTCGCCCGGCGACCTCCAGCACGACGCCGACGGCCGCCCGTACAAGGAGTCGTTCGGCATGGCTTCCGCCCGTGCCGTGCGCAACCGGACCTCGGAGGAGTCGGCGTACGACCGCGCCCGCAAGGCGCTGTTCGAGGAAGGCATCTCCACGTCCCGGATGTTCCTCGACCCGGCCCGCCCGGGCGTCGAGGACCTCATCGACATGATCATCGCGGGCGTCCGCTCCTCCTGCACCTACGCCGGCGCCGCCTCCTTGGAAGAGTTCGCCGAGAAGGCCGTCGTGGGCATCCAGAGCGCGGCCGGGTACGCCGAGGGCAAGCCCCTGCACGCGAGCTGGAGTTGA
- a CDS encoding sugar-binding transcriptional regulator has translation MAVSGMSAGRSAMRMGPAELVQAAAMARRFYLEGKSKIQIAEEFGVSRFKVARVLETALERDLVRIEIRVPAELDAERSDALRARYGLRHAVVVESPADADESPDPENLGEVAADLLGELVTEGDILGLAWGRSTIHMAAALDRLPPCTVVQLTGVYDAGTAERGSVEAVRRAAQVSGGDAHPIYAPMLLPDAATATALRHQTGIARAFEYFDKVTVACVSIGSWEAGISTVHDMLSEEERSHYATLGVAAEMSAHLFDAEGRRVGRDLGERCITVKADQLRRIPEVIAIAGGQRKAAAIDAVLRSGLVTSLVTDTSAADALMTAGPPPKAALSRADPDGI, from the coding sequence ATGGCCGTGTCGGGTATGTCGGCGGGCCGGTCGGCGATGCGGATGGGACCCGCGGAGCTGGTGCAGGCGGCGGCCATGGCACGCCGCTTCTACCTCGAGGGCAAATCGAAGATCCAGATCGCCGAGGAGTTCGGCGTCAGCCGGTTCAAGGTGGCCCGGGTCCTGGAGACCGCTCTCGAACGGGATCTCGTGCGCATCGAGATCCGCGTCCCCGCGGAGCTGGACGCCGAGCGTTCCGACGCGCTGCGGGCCCGTTACGGCCTCCGGCACGCCGTCGTGGTCGAGTCCCCCGCCGACGCGGACGAGTCGCCCGACCCGGAGAACCTCGGCGAGGTCGCCGCGGATCTCCTGGGCGAACTGGTGACCGAGGGCGACATCCTCGGGCTCGCCTGGGGGCGCTCCACCATCCACATGGCGGCAGCCCTCGACCGGCTGCCGCCGTGCACGGTCGTGCAGCTCACGGGCGTGTACGACGCCGGGACCGCCGAACGCGGGTCGGTGGAGGCGGTACGGCGTGCGGCGCAGGTCTCCGGGGGAGACGCGCACCCCATCTACGCCCCGATGCTGCTGCCGGACGCGGCGACCGCGACGGCGCTGCGGCACCAGACCGGGATCGCGCGGGCCTTCGAGTACTTCGACAAGGTCACCGTCGCGTGCGTCTCCATCGGCTCCTGGGAGGCGGGCATCTCCACGGTGCACGACATGCTCAGCGAGGAGGAGCGTTCGCACTACGCGACGCTGGGCGTCGCCGCGGAAATGTCCGCGCACCTGTTCGACGCCGAGGGGCGCCGGGTGGGGCGTGACCTGGGGGAACGGTGCATCACCGTCAAGGCGGACCAGCTCCGGCGCATCCCCGAGGTCATCGCGATCGCGGGCGGACAGCGGAAGGCGGCGGCGATCGACGCGGTGCTGCGGTCCGGACTGGTGACCAGCCTGGTGACCGACACGTCGGCCGCGGACGCGCTGATGACGGCGGGCCCGCCCCCGAAGGCGGCACTGAGCCGCGCGGACCCCGACGGGATATAG